The following coding sequences lie in one Arachis ipaensis cultivar K30076 chromosome B05, Araip1.1, whole genome shotgun sequence genomic window:
- the LOC107643962 gene encoding cytochrome P450 82A4 yields the protein MDSILNYLKTTEITGILCLIILLYILLRPFKNGGNLKGPPMAAGAWPIVGHLPLLRGSQPLHKTLGAMADKYGPLFTIKLGATETIVVSNWEMAKECFTTNDMTVSSRPKTIAMENLTYNFAAFGLGPYGPYWRELRKITTLELLSNRRIELLGDVRVSEVQASVNELYSLWSRKKNNDGYVLVEMKEWFSRLTFNTALRMIAGKRYFGGATADAVPAAGGEEKAKKCLKLIDDFMHLLGLFTVGDAIPSLRWMDFGGHEKAMKKTAKELDSVLSEWLEEHKINFGKKASSERDFMDVMISILGESKIHGFDADTIIKATSMSMIAGGTDTTSVTLTWALCLLLRNPRTLKKVKEELDSQIGSERCITESDLNKLVYLQAIVKETLRLYPAGPLGAPREFIENCTLGGFHVKKGSRLVANIWKIQSDPSIWSDPLEFKPERFLTTHKDIDVKGQHFELLPFGSGRRICPGISFALQMVHFALARFLHSFEILQPSPDEPIDMTGILGLSYAKTTPIEILIKPCLALACYETM from the exons atggattCAATCTTAAATTACCTAAAGACGACCGAAATAACCGGAATCCTTTGTCTAATAATCTTACTCTATATACTTCTCCGACCCTTCAAAAATGGTGGTAACCTCAAAGGACCTCCCATGGCAGCTGGTGCATGGCCTATAGTGGGTCACCTTCCATTGTTGCGCGGTTCACAGCCACTTCACAAAACTTTAGGCGCCATGGCTGACAAATACGGACCCCTTTTCACCATCAAGCTCGGCGCCACAGAGACCATAGTAGTCAGCAACTGGGAAATGGCCAAAGAGTGCTTCACCACAAACGACATGACCGTTTCGTCTCGTCCCAAGACCATTGCAATGGAGAACCTTACCTACAACTTCGCCGCTTTTGGTTTAGGACCGTACGGTCCATACTGGCGAGAGCTTCGCAAGATCACAACCTTAGAGCTTCTCTCGAATCGCCGAATAGAGCTTCTAGGCGATGTTCGCGTCTCTGAAGTTCAAGCCTCTGTTAATGAGCTCTATAGTCTTTGGTCCAGAAAGAAAAACAATGACGGTTACGTGTTAGTGGAGATGAAAGAATGGTTTTCACGACTGACCTTCAACACGGCTCTTAGAATGATTGCCGGAAAGAGATACTTTGGTGGTGCTACCGCAGATGCTGTGCCGGCGGCTGGCGGCGAGGAAAAGGCGAAAAAGTGTTTAAAATTAATCGATGATTTTATGCATCTTTTGGGATTATTTACTGTGGGAGATGCTATTCCTTCGTTGAGGTGGATGGATTTTGGAGGCCATGAGAAAGCCATGAAAAAAACTGCTAAGGAATTAGACAGTGTTTTGAGTGAATGGTTGGAGGAGCATAAAATAAATTTCGGGAAAAAAGCTTCCAGTGAACGAGATTTCATGGATGTTATGATCTCTATTCTCGGAGAATCAAAGATTCATGGGTTTGATGCTGATACCATAATTAAAGCCACATCAATG TCAATGATTGCTGGAGGAACTGATACAACTAGTGTTACTCTTACATGGGCACTATGTTTATTATTAAGAAATCCTCGTACATTgaaaaaagtaaaagaagaacTTGATAGCCAAATCGGAAGCGAGAGATGCATAACAGAATCAGATCTAAACAAATTAGTGTATCTTCAAGCTATAGTGAAGGAGACACTAAGATTGTATCCAGCAGGTCCTCTTGGAGCACCTCGGGAATTCATAGAGAATTGCACTTTAGGTGGATTTCATGTCAAAAAAGGATCTCGATTAGTTGCGAATATTTGGAAAATTCAAAGTGATCCAAGTATTTGGTCAGATCCCTTGGAATTCAAACCAGAGAGGTTTCTCACAACTCACAAAGACATTGATGTTAAGGGTCAGCATTTCGAGCTTTTGCCATTTGGAAGTGGTAGAAGGATTTGTCCTGGAATCTCATTTGCCCTTCAAATGGTTCACTTTGCTTTGGCTAGGTTCTTGCACTCGTTTGAAATTTTACAACCTTCTCCTGATGAACCAATTGATATGACTGGCATCCTCGGATTATCCTATGCCAAAACTACTCCAATTGAGATTTTGATCAAGCCATGTTTGGCTCTTGCTTGTTATGAAACCATGTAA